Within Spinacia oleracea cultivar Varoflay chromosome 4, BTI_SOV_V1, whole genome shotgun sequence, the genomic segment ATACCCTCCTTATCCACAGGCCACAACTCTGGTCGAATATTCCTTTTTTTCAAGTCTAGTCGCACCTTTTTAGCGTCCTTTGTCTTTCCAGTTATGTTCAACAATGTACCAATAATAGCATCACATACATTCTTTTCAATGTGCATCACATCAAGGCAATGTCGGACTGACAAATCTTTCCAATATGGAAGATCCCAAAATATTGAGACTTTTTTCCAAAGAACAGTCTTCGGTGTTTTTTCCTGTTTTCCGCATTTACCATAACTCGTTTCAATATTCTTGATCTTCTCATAAATTTGTTTTCCAGTCAAAGGCGTACGATCTTGTCTTTCCTCCGTGCACCCATTGAATTGCCTTTTCTTCTTACGATATGGGTGATGACGAGGGAGAAACTTTCTGAATTCCAGATACACATTTTTTTTGAAGTAGTCCAACCATTCTGGTGTCATCTCCTCCTCACAAATAGGGCATGCCTTCTCTCCTTTAATCTTGTACCCAGACAAGTTCCCGTAAGCCGGAAAGTCATTAATggtacaaaaaatcatggccCGCAAAGTGAAGTCAGTTTTGGTATGGGCATCATACATTGgaacaccttcattccacaatAGCTTCGAATCATCTATGAGAGGTGCCAAGTatacatctatgtcatttccgggttgtttaggccccgAAATTAAAAGTGACAACATCAAGTACTTGCGCTTTATACACAACCAAGGAGGGAGATTGTATATCGTTAATAAGACCGGCCATGTGCTCCATTGACTGCTAAGTGTACCATACGGGTTCATCCCGTCCGTACATAAACCAAGTCTAAGATTTCTAACCTCCTTTTTAAATTCTGGATATGCCCTATCAATGTTTCTCCATTGCGGAGAATCGGCCGGATGCCTAAGTAACCCATCTTTCTTTCTTCCTTCATCATGCCACTTAAGATTCTTAGCATCACTCTCAGTTGCAAACAGACGCCTAAACCTTGGTATTATCGGTAGATACCATATCACCTTTGCCGGGGGGGCTTTCTTTTTTGGATCATCACCATCTGTTCGTTTGTAGCGTGATTCGCCGCACTTTGgacacttatccaaattttcaTACTCTTTTCGATAGAGTATACAATCATTCCGGCATGCATGGATCTTGACATAATCTAACCCAAAAGGACACATTAGCTTTTCTGCGTAGTAGGTAGAAGAGGGGAGGGTATTCCCCTCTGGTAATATTTCATCAAATTTTGCTAACAAATGATCAAAGTCCACGTCAGAGATACCGAACTTTGTTTTCACATTATGAAGTTCTAAGGTACCAGACAACTTTGTGAACTTCGTACAACCAGGGTACAACGGTGTTTTAGCAGCCTCGTTCAAGTTTTCCATCATCTTAGATTGTGGTTTTACATGATCTCCAATCCCATCCATCATATCACTCATCCGGTCTTCCTCGTCGCCATCTTCTTCATCCATCTCATCACTCTCAACACTTTATGCATCACTACTATCATCATTATCCTCATGATCAACACCATCTTCATTCATTGAATCAAGACTCTCACCATGCCAATACCATGTGTGATAGTCTTGTTTAAACCCGCGACGAACCAGATGGTCTTCTATGACCTCTATGTCATCCCATCTCTTGACATTTTTGCAGTCACAACAAGGGAAGAATATTGTTCCAACCCCAATACTCCTTTGGTGTTCCACAGCTTGTCTACAAAATTCCTCCACTCCGGACAAGTATTCAAGACTAGTCCGTTTGCCGTCTATCCAAAGACGCCTCATTTTCGGCAAATAACACCTTACATATACATGAGTAAACcaaacatataaatatatatataaaaaaacatatgaaccattttcgctcccaactttgcactacagaacctaaggactcattttaaactaattacatgttttatatgctttgtttaaactttctaagactcattccaattaagttatgcacgttttagtcttgtgggtcgttatggacatatttaggctaaaatgagacattttcgctcccatttttgaactaatgaacctaaagactcatttagAACTAATAACATGTTTTATAttctttgtttaaactttctaagactcattccaatcaagttatgcacgttttaggcttgttgggtcattatggacatatttaggctaaaatgagacattttcgctcccattttttgAACTAATAtgacctaaggactcattttaaactatcCTACTTATCCAAATTAACCAACCTGTAAGACTAATTATTATCGTATAACACACTGTTCAACTATGTTACTTGGAATCTTCATTTTACCCCAAGTACCTCGGATCCTCGGCACCCGAACGTGGGTATGGAAACTTGACATTTTATTTTGGACCAAAATAATGAATTAACATAGCTGTTCAATTTATAATCTAAACACGATTAAGAGATTCATGCCAACCCTAAAAAACGATAATTTTGGGATACATGGTAATCATAATAAGCTACGAAGTGTGCTGAGACTGAAATATAAGTACGGTTAGAATGATAAAAATGATTTCCAAAGAACACAGTTTGAAAATCTTTACAAAAACTTCCTCTCAcgggaaagaaaattaaatggaaGTATGAAGGAAAACTCCTTAAACCTAAAAGTTACATCTTACTTTTAGCCGAGTAAAGCAAATAAGGGGCTACAGATGCTAAGAGGTAGGTCTGAGAATTTGTAAAAGAACTAAAACAGAGTCCCACAAGTATAATGTAGAACCCAAGGGCTCTCAAAATGATGAATCATGGAAGACCTAAACCAAAGTCTCACAAGTATACTAATGTAGAGGGTTGAAATGATCTATGTCCTACACTCACAATATTCACAACTTGCTAATCTTTATGACTCGTGGAAAAAGCACGAGCATTTTGGCAAAATCCTAGACTAAAGCTTAGAAAATTATTCTATTATTAAATATGAGTTCTACAGGTCTGTTATTATCAAATATGAGTTCTACACGAATTCTTCTGCTTGTTTTGTCGACATAAAAACCCAAGTAATTTTCACCCTCAGCTTTTCTTTCAGTCCCAATTCAAAATAATGGACTAAACTACATGGCTGTCCCTAGGGCTTGTCATCCATGGCCTTGAAATCATTAAAAAGTCTAATCAAGGCCAGGTTTTACCACGGCCAAGCAAAAGTGGGTTGTTAGACCTGTTACTACTTAATGAGGGCATGAGGCAGGTCAAACACAATGTATGTTGTTCATCCTCTATACTAGCAAccaatttgcacaaatatgtCTCTTAATGCCCCCGATGTTCCCGTTCCCGTGACATTGACATTACAACTTGTATTAATTAACTTAGTTCCCGGTgcatttttcctttttatggTAGAACTTGCCATATTTTAGTCCCTGTAATCAACCTactgtaataaaaaaaaagttggaaaATGGAAGGCAACTTCTGTTCTTCATTTTAGTTAACAATGAGAGTTGGTTTTCGTATTTTTGAAGATGAAACATTCCAAACTAAGATTAGTTATGGGATTTAATTTGTAGCTTTTTTCCAACTAAAACAGGAGCACCACAAATCACAATAACTaaactaaccaactaaaacaTGGTAATATCATATGGGAATTGGGAGCAGCACGCCAGCACCACAAGTCTACAGACTACAATAACTAAACTAACATGTAATTGCAATAAAAGACTTGACTGAAATTGCAGACTAACTCACTCACTAACTCTCAACCACACACTAACTCACTCACAGTCACACACTAACTCACTCACAGtcacacactaactcacttACTTACAAATTGATCAGGGATGAATCGCATCAGATCAAGTTAATTAACAACATGAAGTtcaatgaaattgatttgggcaggacatttataaattaaaattttgataatacataaatcaaattaaaatttcgaaaatcaaatcaattaatCAAATGAATGTTGCGAAAATATTAACAGAATATCTGAATTGCTCAAATTAAAGAGGTGAAGAACAAGAAGCAAAAATTTACCTTGTATTAGTCGAAAAATTGGTTGAACTCGTttcaatcaagttatgcacgagTTCCCGTGAACAGATCGAAAAAGAACAGATGGTGGAGCAGAGGAGAAGATGAAGGTACGCAGGCGGTGAAGTAGCGGAGGAGCGAGCTGCAGATGCGGAGGAGCGAGCGAGCTGTGGTTAAGTAGCGAGTGGCTATGGAGATTGGGAGAATATGCGGAGGAGAGAGATTGCGATTCTAGATCTGTGGTGGCTAGGTTGAGAAGATAGATTCAGATTGTGAATTCGAAAAAATTTCCTTAATTGCAGCAAACTCGAGACATGGAGGCTGCGAATATTATGAGTTGCAGCATTCAGTACGGCCACAAGCTGCGATTAATCAGTTTAATTGCAACTTGTACATGGTTCCCGCGCTGCGAAATcctctttcaaaaaaaaattagcttTTTCGCAGTGCTTGGTCAATGAAGTTGCTGCGAATAGTTCATTAAAAcgttgacccgcgttgaccaaaGCCTTGTTGCAACTCGTATGACTTGCGTGAGTTGTAAttgatgagttgcaaatgacgaTTTCTCTACTAGTgcctt encodes:
- the LOC110775348 gene encoding uncharacterized protein; translated protein: MDEEDGDEEDRMSDMMDGIGDHVKPQSKMMENLNEAAKTPLYPGCTKFTKLSGTLELHNVKTKFGISDVDFDHLLAKFDEILPEGNTLPSSTYYAEKLMCPFGLDYVKIHACRNDCILYRKEYENLDKCPKCGESRYKRTDGDDPKKKAPPAKVIWYLPIIPRFRRLFATESDAKNLKWHDEGRKKDGLLRHPADSPQWRNIDRAYPEFKKEVRNLRLGLCTDGMNPYGTLSSQWSTWPVLLTIYNLPPWLCIKRKYLMLSLLISGPKQPGNDIDVYLAPLIDDSKLLWNEGVPMYDAHTKTDFTLRAMIFCTINDFPAYGNLSGYKIKGEKACPICEEEMTPEWLDYFKKNVYLEFRKFLPRHHPYRKKKRQFNGCTEERQDRTPLTGKQIYEKIKNIETSYGKCGKQEKTPKTVLWKKVSIFWDLPYWKDLSVRHCLDVMHIEKNVCDAIIGTLLNITGKTKDAKKVRLDLKKRNIRPELWPVDKEGMKKSYLPPACYTLSRQEKRILCECLYNIKVPSGYCANMKRLVSLTDLKLMGMKSHDCHVMMQVFLPVALRGILPKHVRHIIVKLCMFFNTISSKVIDPEKLDALQADIVETLCKLEMYFPPSFFEINLQA